One genomic segment of Deltaproteobacteria bacterium includes these proteins:
- a CDS encoding CPBP family intramembrane metalloprotease has translation MPPPSAPAGSPRTARRDAARAPPGRPCSSSAICLQRNGGTAHPHPLSRQREMTDPTWYGARLMSPPGKLGAGSAMAAYVALLFGMLVIGAPAQQRGIVSGLWITEALAIALPAAFVLGFAGIQFAPWLGLRRLSLRHALVAAAVAAVNQPVVSFLTWIAHNVLPRGVVEDFDAKQRMLDTVFRMNAMPMLITVTLAAPLGEELFFRGFALPALRRSWGPLAALVVSGALFSLLHMDAVGFIGLLEIGMLLGALRWWSGSLWAAMIGHAVNNGIAGGAFLLGWEDPDVPPPAWVLALGATLFILGLWELARLLRRSVPDDAAEIAGGPGRGAAAALGLTWVVAVIWGLQVVFALRS, from the coding sequence ATGCCGCCGCCATCGGCTCCCGCTGGAAGTCCGCGAACAGCTCGTCGGGATGCCGCCCGAGCTCCGCCTGGACGACCGTGTTCATCGTCGGCCATCTGCTTGCAGCGTAATGGCGGAACGGCCCACCCGCATCCGCTAAGCCGGCAGCGTGAAATGACAGACCCGACGTGGTATGGGGCGCGCCTCATGTCGCCGCCGGGCAAGCTGGGAGCGGGAAGCGCCATGGCTGCGTACGTCGCGCTCCTCTTCGGCATGCTGGTGATCGGCGCTCCGGCGCAGCAGCGGGGCATCGTCAGCGGCCTCTGGATCACCGAAGCGCTGGCCATCGCGCTGCCGGCGGCGTTCGTGCTCGGCTTCGCCGGGATCCAATTCGCGCCCTGGCTGGGACTGCGACGCCTTTCCCTCCGACATGCGCTCGTCGCGGCGGCGGTCGCGGCAGTCAATCAGCCCGTCGTCTCGTTTCTCACCTGGATTGCCCACAACGTACTGCCCCGCGGCGTGGTGGAGGACTTCGACGCCAAGCAGCGCATGCTCGACACCGTGTTCCGGATGAACGCGATGCCGATGCTGATCACTGTCACCCTCGCGGCGCCGCTCGGAGAGGAGCTGTTCTTCCGCGGATTCGCTTTGCCGGCTCTGCGGCGCAGCTGGGGCCCTTTGGCGGCCCTGGTGGTGAGCGGCGCTCTCTTCTCGCTCTTGCACATGGACGCCGTCGGGTTCATCGGCCTGCTGGAGATCGGAATGCTGCTCGGTGCCCTGCGCTGGTGGAGCGGGTCGCTGTGGGCGGCGATGATCGGGCACGCGGTCAACAACGGCATCGCGGGCGGCGCGTTCCTGCTCGGCTGGGAGGATCCCGACGTGCCACCGCCGGCATGGGTGCTCGCCCTGGGCGCGACGCTGTTCATCCTCGGGCTGTGGGAGCTCGCGCGGCTCTTGCGCCGATCCGTGCCGGACGATGCAGCGGAGATCGCCGGCGGTCCGGGGCGCGGCGCCGCCGCTGCTCTGGGGCTCACCTGGGTCGTCGCGGTGATCTGGGGATTGCAGGTGGTGTTCGCGCTGCGGTCCTAA
- a CDS encoding peptidase S8, which translates to MSGGTLGARPALRERLAVAAITIVAVLLFGLAGCSRTPAPIMEMSADAVPGLIEVELRARAAVPGKVIDEEAQEDDLYGDVFSPEYDVELQVEPGTEAEVLAQLRARSDVIWAEPVVSYNALWIPDDPDFSKQWHLKAVGAESAWDATRGEGVTVAVIDTGIYPVDDLDPERLVKGWNFVGHNDDARDDHAHGTHVAGTVAQSTGNGKGVAGMAPAARLMPVKVLSAFGSGTSHDIAEGIRWAVDHGARVLNLSLGGGARSLAMESAVAYARRRGAVVVCAAGNGGSRGVSYPAAYPDAFAISAVGPRGRLAPYSSFGPQIAIAAPGGDKSQGEESGVLQQTLADGSTTEAAYRWFQGTSMATPHVAGAAALVMSLGVSAPGAVEGLLRSTAQDPPESSSERYGSGLLDAAAAVRQATLWWGLWRLAFAVLGAWFALRHARALDQIRATEKPGPAFWAGLALGSGALAMLAPAFGERIPLMSFLALPPAAWPQRFLTPWAGYAGWSALVPFILALLARLSARPLQNAFGAAVAGLAFGWAGTLLHAALWRTVALPWMPSLLMPFWLLASALVAWVAGRGLLARESLR; encoded by the coding sequence ATGTCCGGGGGCACTCTCGGCGCGCGTCCGGCCCTGCGCGAGCGGCTGGCGGTCGCTGCGATCACCATCGTGGCGGTGCTCCTGTTCGGGCTCGCCGGCTGTTCACGGACGCCGGCGCCGATCATGGAGATGAGCGCCGATGCGGTGCCCGGGTTGATCGAGGTCGAGCTGCGCGCGCGCGCCGCCGTGCCCGGCAAGGTGATCGACGAGGAGGCGCAGGAAGACGATCTGTACGGCGACGTCTTCTCGCCCGAGTACGACGTCGAGCTGCAGGTCGAACCGGGCACCGAGGCGGAGGTGCTTGCGCAGCTCCGCGCGCGCTCCGACGTGATCTGGGCGGAGCCGGTGGTCAGCTACAACGCCCTCTGGATCCCAGACGACCCGGACTTCTCGAAACAATGGCATCTCAAGGCTGTCGGGGCGGAGAGTGCGTGGGACGCCACCCGCGGCGAGGGTGTGACCGTCGCCGTCATCGACACCGGCATCTATCCCGTCGACGATCTCGATCCGGAGCGCCTGGTCAAAGGGTGGAACTTTGTCGGCCACAACGACGATGCGCGCGACGATCATGCGCACGGGACCCACGTCGCCGGCACCGTCGCGCAGAGCACCGGCAACGGAAAAGGCGTCGCCGGCATGGCGCCCGCGGCGCGTCTGATGCCGGTCAAAGTGCTGTCCGCCTTCGGGAGCGGCACCTCGCACGACATCGCCGAGGGGATCCGCTGGGCCGTCGACCACGGCGCGCGCGTCCTCAACCTGTCTCTCGGCGGAGGGGCACGATCCTTGGCGATGGAATCCGCGGTGGCGTATGCCCGCCGCCGGGGCGCGGTGGTCGTCTGCGCCGCGGGAAACGGCGGGTCGCGCGGAGTTTCGTATCCGGCCGCCTATCCGGACGCGTTCGCGATCAGCGCTGTGGGACCGCGCGGCCGGCTTGCTCCCTACAGCTCGTTCGGGCCGCAGATCGCCATTGCGGCGCCCGGCGGAGACAAGTCGCAAGGGGAAGAATCCGGCGTACTGCAGCAGACGCTCGCGGATGGAAGCACCACGGAAGCGGCCTACCGCTGGTTCCAGGGGACCAGCATGGCCACCCCGCACGTCGCCGGCGCGGCGGCGCTCGTCATGTCGCTCGGCGTCTCGGCGCCGGGCGCGGTCGAGGGTCTGCTGCGCAGCACCGCGCAGGATCCGCCTGAGAGCAGCAGCGAGCGCTATGGGTCGGGGCTCCTCGACGCCGCCGCGGCAGTGCGCCAGGCGACACTGTGGTGGGGACTGTGGCGTCTTGCGTTCGCGGTCCTCGGTGCCTGGTTCGCGCTCCGCCATGCCCGCGCGCTGGACCAGATTCGCGCGACAGAGAAGCCCGGTCCGGCGTTCTGGGCGGGACTCGCCCTCGGTTCGGGCGCTCTGGCGATGCTCGCCCCGGCTTTTGGCGAGCGGATCCCGCTGATGTCGTTCCTCGCACTGCCGCCGGCTGCCTGGCCGCAGCGATTCCTGACGCCTTGGGCCGGCTACGCCGGTTGGAGCGCGCTGGTTCCTTTCATCCTCGCGCTCCTGGCGCGGCTTTCGGCGCGTCCGCTGCAGAATGCGTTCGGTGCGGCGGTCGCAGGCCTCGCCTTCGGCTGGGCGGGGACGCTGCTGCACGCGGCGCTCTGGCGGACGGTCGCTTTGCCGTGGATGCCTTCCCTGCTGATGCCGTTCTGGTTGCTGGCGAGCGCGCTGGTGGCCTGGGTCGCTGGGCGGGGCCTGCTCGCGCGGGAGTCGCTGCGGTGA